One window of the Enterobacter huaxiensis genome contains the following:
- the glnE gene encoding bifunctional [glutamate--ammonia ligase]-adenylyl-L-tyrosine phosphorylase/[glutamate--ammonia-ligase] adenylyltransferase → MPLSSQLEQHWQTVCERLPESLPASSLSEQARSVLIFSDFVQESITANPDWLAELESSPPQAEEWRHYAGWLQADLDGVADEATLMRVLRQFRRRVMVRIAWAQSLELVSEESTLLQLSELAQTLIVAARDWLYAACCKEWGTPCSEEGVPQPLLILGMGKLGGCELNFSSDIDLIFAWPENGSTRGGRRELDNAQFFTRLGQRLIKALDQPTQDGFVYRVDMRLRPFGDSGPLVLSFAALEDYYQEQGRDWERYAMVKARIMGDSDDAYANELRAMLRPFVFRRYIDFSVIQSLRNMKGMIAREVRRRGLKDNIKLGAGGIREIEFIVQVFQLIRGGREPSLQSRSLLPTLSAIEQLHLLPEGDAKTLREAYLFLRRLENLLQSINDEQTQTLPADELNRARLAWGMHVNDWAALTEKLDAHMAGVRRIFNDLIGDDEGESQDDALSEHWRELWQDALQEDDTTPVLTHLSDDARHRVVALIADFRLELNKRAIGPRGRQVLDHLMPHLLSEVCSRADAPVPLSRMMPLLSGIITRTTYLELLSEFPGALKHLISLCAASPMVANKLARYPLLLDELLDPNTLYQPTATDAYRDELRQYLLRVPEEDEEQQLEALRQFKQAQMLRVAAADIAGTLPVMKVSDHLTWLAEAIIDAVVHQAWVQMVARYGQPTHLTEREGRGFAVVGYGKLGGWELGYSSDLDLIFLHDCPVDVMTDGEREIDGRQFYLRLAQRIMHLFSTRTSSGILYEVDARLRPSGAAGMLVTSTESFADYQKSEAWTWEHQALVRARVVYGDPQLKTQFDVIRKDVMTTVRETATLQTEVREMREKMRAHLGNKHRDRFDIKADEGGITDIEFITQYLVLLHAHDKPKLTRWSDNVRILELLAQNDIMDEQEAQALTRAYTTLRDELHHLALQEQPGHVSLDCFADERAQVTASWQKWLVEPCVTKQV, encoded by the coding sequence ATGCCGCTTTCTTCGCAGTTAGAGCAGCACTGGCAGACCGTTTGCGAACGTCTGCCTGAGTCATTACCGGCATCATCGTTAAGCGAGCAGGCCAGAAGCGTGCTCATCTTCAGTGATTTTGTGCAGGAAAGTATTACGGCCAACCCTGACTGGCTGGCGGAGCTTGAGAGTTCGCCCCCGCAGGCCGAGGAGTGGCGGCATTATGCGGGCTGGCTGCAGGCCGATCTTGACGGCGTAGCGGATGAGGCGACGCTGATGCGCGTGCTGCGCCAGTTCCGACGTCGGGTAATGGTTCGTATCGCCTGGGCCCAGTCTCTGGAGTTGGTAAGCGAAGAGAGCACGTTGCTGCAGCTGAGCGAGCTGGCGCAGACGCTGATTGTCGCCGCGCGCGACTGGCTCTACGCCGCCTGCTGTAAAGAGTGGGGCACGCCGTGCAGCGAGGAAGGGGTTCCTCAGCCGCTGTTGATCCTGGGTATGGGTAAGCTCGGCGGCTGCGAGCTGAATTTTTCCTCCGATATCGACCTGATTTTTGCCTGGCCGGAGAACGGCTCCACGCGCGGCGGTCGTCGCGAGCTGGATAACGCCCAGTTCTTTACCCGCCTCGGTCAGCGTCTGATTAAAGCGCTGGACCAGCCAACGCAGGACGGCTTTGTCTATCGCGTGGACATGCGTCTGCGTCCGTTCGGCGACAGCGGCCCGCTGGTGCTGAGCTTTGCGGCGCTGGAAGATTATTACCAGGAGCAGGGGCGCGACTGGGAACGCTATGCGATGGTTAAGGCGCGGATCATGGGCGACAGCGACGACGCTTACGCCAACGAGCTGCGCGCGATGCTGCGCCCGTTCGTCTTCCGTCGCTATATCGACTTCAGCGTGATCCAGTCCCTGCGAAACATGAAAGGGATGATTGCCCGCGAAGTGCGTCGCCGTGGGCTAAAAGACAACATCAAGCTCGGCGCGGGCGGCATTCGCGAGATCGAATTTATCGTCCAGGTCTTCCAGCTTATTCGCGGCGGACGCGAGCCTTCCCTGCAGTCCCGCTCGCTGCTGCCGACGCTGAGCGCCATCGAGCAGCTTCATCTGTTACCGGAAGGCGATGCGAAAACGCTGCGCGAGGCCTATCTGTTCCTGCGCCGTCTGGAAAACCTGCTGCAAAGCATCAATGACGAGCAAACGCAGACCCTGCCAGCCGATGAGCTGAACCGGGCGCGTCTGGCCTGGGGCATGCACGTGAACGACTGGGCAGCGCTGACAGAAAAACTGGATGCCCACATGGCGGGCGTGCGCCGCATCTTTAATGACCTGATCGGCGACGATGAGGGTGAATCGCAGGACGATGCGCTCTCCGAGCACTGGCGCGAGCTTTGGCAGGACGCGCTCCAGGAAGATGACACGACGCCGGTGCTGACGCACCTGAGCGACGACGCGCGTCATCGGGTGGTGGCGCTGATCGCGGATTTCCGTCTTGAGCTGAACAAGCGCGCCATCGGCCCGCGCGGCCGCCAGGTGCTGGATCACCTGATGCCGCACCTGCTGAGCGAGGTCTGCTCCCGCGCAGACGCCCCGGTGCCGCTGTCGCGCATGATGCCGCTGCTGAGCGGGATTATCACGCGTACCACCTATCTTGAACTGCTGAGCGAATTCCCCGGCGCGCTCAAGCACCTGATTTCCCTCTGCGCCGCGTCGCCGATGGTGGCCAACAAGCTGGCGCGCTACCCGCTGCTGCTGGACGAACTGCTCGACCCGAACACGCTGTATCAGCCGACGGCGACCGATGCCTACCGCGATGAGCTGCGTCAGTACCTTCTGCGCGTGCCGGAAGAGGACGAAGAGCAGCAGCTGGAGGCGCTGCGCCAGTTCAAGCAGGCCCAGATGCTGCGCGTGGCGGCGGCGGATATCGCCGGAACGCTGCCGGTGATGAAAGTGAGCGATCACTTAACCTGGCTGGCGGAGGCGATCATTGACGCCGTCGTACATCAGGCGTGGGTGCAGATGGTGGCGCGTTACGGGCAGCCGACGCACCTGACCGAGCGTGAAGGCCGCGGCTTTGCGGTAGTTGGCTACGGCAAGCTCGGCGGCTGGGAGCTGGGGTACAGCTCCGATCTGGACTTAATCTTCCTGCACGATTGCCCGGTTGACGTGATGACCGACGGCGAGCGTGAAATCGACGGGCGGCAGTTCTACCTGCGCCTCGCCCAGCGCATTATGCACCTGTTCAGCACCCGCACGTCGTCGGGCATTTTGTACGAAGTGGACGCGCGTCTGCGTCCGTCCGGAGCGGCGGGCATGCTGGTGACCTCAACGGAGTCCTTTGCCGATTACCAGAAGAGCGAAGCCTGGACGTGGGAACATCAGGCGCTGGTGCGCGCCCGCGTGGTGTATGGCGATCCGCAGCTCAAAACGCAGTTTGACGTCATCCGCAAGGACGTCATGACAACGGTGCGAGAGACGGCAACATTGCAAACAGAAGTGCGGGAAATGCGCGAGAAAATGCGTGCGCATTTAGGCAATAAGCATCGCGATCGCTTTGATATTAAAGCCGATGAGGGCGGAATTACCGATATTGAGTTTATTACCCAGTATCTGGTGCTGCTGCACGCGCACGACAAGCCGAAGCTGACCCGCTGGTCCGATAACGTGCGCATTCTGGAACTGCTGGCGCAAAACGACATTATGGACGAGCAGGAAGCGCAAGCCCTGACGCGCGCCTATACCACGCTTCGCGATGAGCTTCATCATCTGGCCTTACAGGAACAGCCGGGCCACGTGTCGCTGGACTGTTTTGCGGATGAACGTGCGCAGGTTACGGCAAGCTGGCAGAAATGGCTGGTGGAGCCGTGCGTAACAAAACAAGTGTGA
- the ribB gene encoding 3,4-dihydroxy-2-butanone-4-phosphate synthase: MNQTLLSSFGTSTQRVEHALDALREGRGVMVLDDENRENEGDMIFAAENMTVEQMALTIRHGSGIVCLCINEDRRKQLDLPMMVENNTSAFGTGFTVTIEAAHGVTTGVSAADRLTTVRAAIADGAKPSDLHRPGHVFPLRAQAGGVLTRGGHTEATIDLVTLAGFKPAGVLCELTNDDGTMARAPECITFARLHNMPVVTIEDLVEYRQAHERKAS; the protein is encoded by the coding sequence ATGAATCAGACGCTACTTTCCTCTTTTGGCACTTCAACTCAACGTGTTGAACATGCACTGGATGCACTGCGCGAAGGCCGCGGTGTGATGGTGCTTGACGATGAAAACCGTGAAAACGAAGGCGACATGATTTTCGCCGCCGAAAACATGACCGTTGAACAGATGGCGCTGACCATCCGTCACGGCAGCGGCATCGTATGCCTGTGTATTAACGAAGACCGTCGCAAGCAGCTCGACCTGCCGATGATGGTTGAGAACAACACCAGCGCCTTTGGTACTGGCTTCACCGTGACCATTGAAGCGGCGCACGGCGTGACCACCGGTGTGTCTGCGGCTGACCGTCTGACCACCGTGCGCGCAGCAATTGCCGATGGCGCTAAACCATCCGACCTGCATCGTCCAGGCCACGTTTTCCCACTGCGTGCGCAGGCGGGCGGCGTGCTGACTCGCGGCGGCCACACCGAAGCGACTATCGATCTGGTCACGCTGGCAGGCTTCAAACCTGCCGGCGTGCTGTGCGAGCTGACCAACGATGACGGCACCATGGCGCGCGCGCCGGAGTGCATCACCTTTGCGCGTCTGCACAACATGCCGGTCGTGACGATTGAAGACCTGGTTGAATACCGCCAGGCGCACGAGCGCAAAGCCAGCTGA
- the hldE gene encoding bifunctional D-glycero-beta-D-manno-heptose-7-phosphate kinase/D-glycero-beta-D-manno-heptose 1-phosphate adenylyltransferase HldE yields MKVTLPEFERAGVMVVGDVMLDRYWYGPTSRISPEAPVPVVKVDTIEERPGGAANVAMNIASLGAHSRLVGLTGIDDAARALSKSLSDVNVKCDFVSVPTHPTITKLRVLSRNQQLIRLDFEEGFEGVDPEPLHERINQALGSIGALVLSDYAKGALASVQTMIQLARKANVPVLIDPKGTEFERYRGATLLTPNLSEFEAVAGKCKTEQELVERGMKIITDFELSALLVTRSEQGMTLLQPGKAPLHMPTQAQEVYDVTGAGDTVIGVLAATLAAGNSLEEACYFANAAAGVVVGKLGTSTVSPIELENAVRGRADTGFGVMAEDELKAAVAAARKRGEKVVMTNGVFDILHAGHVSYLANARRLGDRLIVAVNSDASTKRLKGETRPVNPLEQRMIVLGALEAVDWVVSFEEDTPQRLIAGILPDLLVKGGDYKPEQIAGSEEVWANGGEVMVLNFEDGCSTTNIIKKIQKDSQ; encoded by the coding sequence ATGAAAGTAACACTGCCAGAGTTTGAACGTGCTGGGGTTATGGTTGTCGGTGATGTGATGCTGGATCGCTACTGGTATGGGCCGACCAGCCGTATTTCCCCGGAAGCACCGGTGCCGGTGGTTAAGGTCGACACCATTGAAGAGCGTCCTGGCGGCGCGGCAAACGTGGCGATGAACATCGCTTCTCTTGGCGCGCATTCGCGTCTGGTGGGCTTGACCGGTATCGACGATGCGGCGCGGGCGCTGAGCAAGTCGCTCTCGGACGTGAACGTGAAGTGCGACTTCGTTTCTGTTCCGACACACCCAACCATTACCAAGCTGCGCGTGCTGTCGCGCAACCAGCAGCTGATCCGCCTCGACTTTGAAGAAGGTTTTGAAGGCGTTGACCCTGAGCCGCTGCACGAGCGCATCAACCAGGCGCTGGGCAGCATTGGCGCGCTGGTGCTGTCAGACTACGCCAAAGGCGCGCTGGCCAGCGTGCAGACGATGATCCAGCTGGCGCGTAAAGCTAACGTGCCGGTGCTTATCGATCCGAAAGGCACCGAGTTTGAGCGCTATCGCGGCGCGACGCTGCTGACGCCAAATCTGTCTGAGTTTGAAGCGGTGGCGGGCAAGTGCAAAACCGAGCAAGAGCTGGTTGAGCGCGGCATGAAGATTATCACTGATTTCGAACTCTCTGCGCTGCTGGTGACTCGCTCCGAGCAGGGGATGACGCTGCTGCAGCCGGGCAAAGCACCGCTGCATATGCCGACTCAGGCGCAGGAAGTGTATGACGTGACCGGCGCCGGCGACACGGTGATCGGCGTGCTGGCGGCGACGCTGGCAGCGGGAAACTCGCTGGAAGAGGCGTGCTACTTCGCTAACGCCGCGGCGGGCGTGGTTGTCGGTAAGCTCGGGACCTCAACCGTGTCGCCAATTGAGCTGGAAAACGCGGTGCGCGGTCGTGCCGATACCGGTTTTGGCGTCATGGCCGAAGACGAGCTTAAAGCGGCCGTCGCTGCCGCGCGCAAGCGTGGTGAAAAAGTGGTGATGACCAACGGCGTGTTCGACATCCTGCACGCGGGCCACGTTTCGTATCTGGCGAACGCGCGCAGGCTGGGCGATCGCCTGATTGTGGCGGTAAACAGCGATGCGTCGACGAAGCGCCTGAAGGGTGAAACGCGTCCTGTGAACCCGCTCGAGCAGCGTATGATCGTGCTCGGCGCGCTGGAAGCGGTGGACTGGGTGGTGTCGTTCGAAGAAGATACCCCGCAGCGCCTGATTGCCGGTATTCTGCCGGACCTGCTGGTGAAGGGCGGCGATTATAAGCCGGAGCAGATCGCGGGTAGCGAAGAGGTCTGGGCCAACGGCGGCGAGGTGATGGTGCTCAACTTTGAGGACGGGTGCTCAACCACCAACATCATCAAGAAGATCCAGAAAGACAGTCAGTAA
- the ubiK gene encoding ubiquinone biosynthesis accessory factor UbiK: MIDPKKIEQIARQVHESMPKGIREFGDDVEKKIRQTLQAQLVRLDLVSREEFDVQTQVLLRTREKLALLEQRLTELENRNAPEEVKPAPAIPPVDDQE, translated from the coding sequence ATGATTGACCCAAAGAAAATTGAGCAGATCGCGCGTCAGGTTCACGAGTCCATGCCGAAAGGCATTCGTGAGTTTGGTGATGACGTTGAGAAAAAAATCCGCCAGACGCTGCAGGCGCAGTTGGTTCGCCTTGATTTAGTCAGCCGTGAAGAGTTCGACGTGCAGACCCAGGTTCTCCTGCGCACCCGCGAAAAGCTGGCGCTGCTGGAACAGCGTCTGACCGAGCTGGAAAACCGTAATGCCCCGGAAGAGGTGAAGCCAGCACCGGCCATTCCGCCAGTGGATGACCAGGAGTAA